A genomic segment from Lates calcarifer isolate ASB-BC8 linkage group LG13, TLL_Latcal_v3, whole genome shotgun sequence encodes:
- the LOC108878344 gene encoding aspartate beta-hydroxylase domain-containing protein 2, with translation MEWSLENVREMVAGGMQSIRECEICAFAIAMCVLLLFMWYCYRVGREHGSSPLRGRYLAGPGRIGGVVGGFMSSDCRGRGKGKHGSMLEEQNGFAFCQSSECFRCTSAGESLNQRLYHSLQDYAKRYTWSGMGRVHKGVRDQGRYLNSRPTIQRPEVFFLPDLPSAPFFSREVQRHDVELLEQSFPALLAEFESIYHQPPARSGSSLPPGWKANSTPRGQWWTYYLVNQGTPLVLNVRRCPRAWRVLGQLRTFIANNVFGNACFSVLTPGALITEHYGPTNVRLRCHLGLRVPPSCELVVGGEPQCWSEGSCLLFDDSFLHRAFHEGGAEDGPRVVFMVDLWHPNVAAAERQALDYIFTPGRLEDKEGK, from the exons ATGGAGTGGTCACTAGAGAATGTGAGGGAGATGGTGGCTGGAGGGATGCAGTCTATAAGGGAGTGTGAGATCTGTGCATTTGCCATAGccatgtgtgtgctgctgctgtttatgtgGTATTGTTACAGGGTGGGCCGGGAGCATGGTTCCAGCCCCCTGCGTGGGAGGTATCTGGCCGGGCCTGGCCGGATCGGAGGAGTGGTGGGGGGCTTCATGAGTTCAGACTGTCGCGGCAGGGGGAAAGGGAAACACGGATCAATGCTGGAAGAGCAGAATGGCTTCGCTTTCTGCCAGTCGTCAGAGTGTTTCCGCTGCACCAGTGCTGGAGAAAGCCTGAACCAGAGGCTTTATCACAGCCTGCAGGATTACGCCAAGCGCTACACCTGGTCAGGTATGGGCAGGGTGCATAAAGGAGTCCGCGATCAAGGCCGATACCTTAACAGCCGACCAACCATCCAGAGGCCGGAGGTCTTCTTTCTCCCCGACCTCCCATCAGCCCCTTTCTTCTCCAGGGAGGTGCAGAGACACGACGTGGAGCTTCTGGAGCAGAGTTTCCCCGCCCTCCTCGCTGAGTTTGAGAGCATCTACCACCAGCCTCCTGCCCGCAGCGGCTCCTCCCTCCCACCGGGGTGGAAGGCCAACAGCACTCCTCGCGGGCAGTGGTGGACCTACTATCTGGTCAACCAAGGCACCCCTCTGGTTCTTAATGTCAGGAGATGCCCACGGGCGTGGAGGGTGCTGGGCCAGCTGCGCACCTTCATCGCCAACAATGTGTTCGGCAACGCCTGCTTCTCTGTGCTGACGCCCGGAGCTCTGATCACCGAGCATTACGGTCCAACAAATGTCAGACTGCGCTGCCACCTGG GTCTCAGAGTGCCCCCGTCCTGTGAGCTTGTAGTTGGTGGAGAGCCACAGTGCTGGTCTGAGGGCAGCTGTCTGCTTTTTGACGACTCCTTCCTCCACAGGGCCTTTCACGAGG gcGGCGCAGAGGATGGCCCCAGGGTGGTCTTCATGGTGGACCTCTGGCACCCCAAcgtggctgctgctgagaggcAAGCCTTGGACTACATTTTTACTCCAGGCCGTTTGGAGGACAAGGAGGGGAAATAG